A genomic region of Palaemon carinicauda isolate YSFRI2023 chromosome 22, ASM3689809v2, whole genome shotgun sequence contains the following coding sequences:
- the LOC137616734 gene encoding uncharacterized protein yields FQIDDDQEGTTIHDRINESTNLHPVPAQPAKRKKLAKVSNRKDELKALACEHLQKPENEFLTMAKAWANDLSKMDPKQLLLAKKGINDIIFEGLCGNLHRQSVQIHPIPQETRCWTPSSDTSEYAPSPYGSHSNPPISSTMGHHSDYRDALPHQYPNMAARNYTPVSHSLVKDNSGNPVDGTLDAGRYFGNFNPNA; encoded by the coding sequence tttCAGATTGACGATGACCAGGAAGGCACAACCATACATGACAGGATAAATGAAAGTACGAACCTACATCCTGTTCCAGCTCAACCTGCAAAGCGTAAGAAATTGGCAAAGGTTTCTAACCGCAAAGACGAACTGAAAGCACTAGCTTGTGAACATCTTCAGAAACCTGAAAATGAATTTCTCACAATGGCTAAAGCTTGGGCCAATGATTTATCTAAAATGGATCCTAAACAACTGCTACTTGCAAAGAAGGGAATAAACGATATCATCTTTGAAGGACTTTGTGGAAACCTGCATCGACAGTCTGTGCAGATACATCCCATCCCGCAAGAAACTCGATGTTGGACACCAAGTAGTGATACCAGTGAATATGCACCTAGTCCCTATGGGTCCCATTCCAACCCACCCATCAGCAGTACGATGGGTCACCACAGTGATTATAGAGATGCTCTACCACATCAATACCCAAACATGGCTGCAAGGAACTATACACCTGTGTCGCACAGTTTGGTGAAAGATAATTCGGGTAATCCTGTAGATGGAACACTTGATGCAGGAAGATATTTTGGTAACTTTAACCCAAATGCATAG